Genomic segment of Lagopus muta isolate bLagMut1 chromosome 3, bLagMut1 primary, whole genome shotgun sequence:
CACAGAACTCACCATGCCCTCCATTGCAGACATTCATGCAAACCAGACAGGCTATTCCTAATCGCTCactgctttgcttccttttcacAGGACAGATCAAAGATTTGCTTGTATCAAGCTCCATTGATTTTGGTACAATGATGGTCTTTATTAACACCGTTTACTTCAAAGGGATATGGAAGACAGCATTTAATACAGAAGACACTCAGGAAATGCCCTTCAGAATGACAAAGGTAGGGACATGGGCACTGCAACTggaaaaattcaagaaaaattgCTCCCTGCTCACACTGTCTTGTGCTTCTGTTTCGCAGCAAGAAAGCAAACCCGTGCAAATGATGTGTCTGAACAATACCTTTAATGTGGCCACGCTGCctgcagagaaaatgaggaTCCTGGAGCTCCCATACGCCAGCGGAGAGCTGAGCATGTTGGTGCTGTTGCCTGATGAGGTTTCTGGCCTGGAGCGGGTACGGCCCTGGTGGGGGAAGGCCACTAGTTCTGAGCTGAATGGGAGCTGGCTGCCTTCAGACCTTAGGCTGTCCTCTCACcccctggctgtgctgtgctgcccaggcAGGAGAGCACAACAGTGGCCCAGGTGCTTCCAGGTGCTCAGGCAGAGGCTGGCCTCTAAGGAGAGCCTTGGCCTCGATGTTATTAAATAAAGAGTGTAgctaacaaaaaacaaagggctgctgcagtcctgcaggAGGGGATGTTGGTATATGCAGTTATCTCCATCAGGTACTAGAGACAGATATGttagcaggattttttttttcctttgaagacaTTTCAATTTCCATAGATCAAGTAATGCTCACACACTATTATCAAGTCACAGGGACCAATTATTCTGTTGATGACcattaatagatttttttcacaAGAGTCACCCctacaaataattaaattattattattattattattatttgtaaatgCCAGGgatattttaaaagatcttttctcattgaattagaaaaaataggaaaaatataacaagtacagaaaacaaacagcatttctgaaaagttaGCTGCAAACATCTGCAAATATCTGCAAATGAGCACAAATTTGATTTGACATCATCAAAACCTGATTTTTCAGAAGGGCATCTGATCTGTTGGAAAAATTTTCAGATGACAAAGTTTTGGAGAACTTCATCAAGACAGATGATACGTAGGCTATAGTCAGGAGGAAGCATAAAGGATAAACAAATAGATTTACGCTTGTGTCACTCCTGTTGTGcacacaaataaatgaaaaaaatagtaacaagTGGTATTAATACACTTGTTATGGCCACTGTGTTCTTGCCTTCTGTATTTCATTCTATCCCTCTCTTTGCAGATTGAGAAGACAATTAACTTTGAAAAACTCAGAGAGTGGACAAGTACCAATGCAATGGAAAAGAAGAGCATGAAAGTGTACCTGCCCCGCATGAAGATTGAGGAAAAATATAACCTCACATCTATATTAATGGCCTTGGGAATGACCGACCTGTTCAGCCGTTCAGCCAACCTGACCGGCATCTCTTCAGTAGATAACCTGATGATCTCTGATGCTGTCCATGGGGCGTTCATGGAAGTCAATGAAGAGGGCACTGAGGCGGCAGGTGCAACAGGGGCAATTGGAAACATCAAGCATTCCCTTGAGTTAGAAGAGTTCAGGGCTGACCACCCATTCCTCTTCTTGATCAGATTCAACCCAACCAATGTTATTCTATTCTTTGGTAGATATTGGTCTCCCTAACGAGAGAAAGAGCTGAAATAATGCTTACCTTCCCCTCAGAAATCAAACCTCTTTACTGTAGTATTGTAACATAATTTCAATGCAATATTTTATCCAAGTGGAAAGCCTTCAATATCTAAGGAGATATTCTTAAAGAAGCATGTGAAATTTCAGATCTTTATGTGCAGGAATTTATTCTCAGCTTACATTCAGGATTCATATCTAAGGTGTATATGTTTCCAATATGCTTGAATAACTTGGGAA
This window contains:
- the LOC125690982 gene encoding ovalbumin-related protein Y, coding for MDSISVTNTKFCFDVFNEMKVHHVNENILYSPLSILTALAMVYLGARGNTESQMKKALHFDSITGAGSTTDSQCGSSEYIHNLFKDFLSEITRPNATYSLEIADKLYVDKTFAVLPEYLNCARKFYTGGVEEVNFRTAAEEARQLINSWVEKETNGQIKDLLVSSSIDFGTMMVFINTVYFKGIWKTAFNTEDTQEMPFRMTKQESKPVQMMCLNNTFNVATLPAEKMRILELPYASGELSMLVLLPDEVSGLERIEKTINFEKLREWTSTNAMEKKSMKVYLPRMKIEEKYNLTSILMALGMTDLFSRSANLTGISSVDNLMISDAVHGAFMEVNEEGTEAAGATGAIGNIKHSLELEEFRADHPFLFLIRFNPTNVILFFGRYWSP